In Cygnus atratus isolate AKBS03 ecotype Queensland, Australia chromosome 5, CAtr_DNAZoo_HiC_assembly, whole genome shotgun sequence, a single window of DNA contains:
- the TUB gene encoding tubby protein homolog isoform X6: protein MPKQIGEAVISIYCVLDDEGSSLRQQKLDRQRALLEQKQKKKRQEPLMVQSNVDSRTRTRRTKHSEEQAPLVESYLNSNSSTIYHGIDGPAAFQDDVQKTGSQVQILTIGQSSHDDDDGEKMASGQQQQSKQDLRTAMQKKDPHANTSWSSSTSQSSLVALDHVPGISSSMNFDEEEDEEDEDSSSSSQLNSNTRPGSATSKKSNKEAASAPSPSTNEPLIDVDDLEEFAVRPAPQGVTVKCRITRDKKGMDRGMYPTYYLHLEREHGKKVFLLAGRKRKKSKTSNYLISIDPTDLSRGGESFIGKLRSNLMGTKFTVYDNGVNPMKTTSSLEASILRQELAAICYETNVLGFKGPRKMSVIIPGMNMDHERVSIRPRNEHETLLARWQNKNTESVIELHNKTPVWNDDTQSYVLNFHGRVTQASVKNFQIIHDNDPDYIVMQFGRVAEDVFTMDYNYPMCALQAFAIALSSFDSKLACGG from the exons CGAGCACTGCtagaacagaagcagaaaaaaaagcgCCAGGAGCCATTAATGGTTCAGTCCAACGTGGACAGTCGCACAAGAACACGCAGAACGAAACATTCAGAAGAACAAGCGCCATTGGTTGAATCATATCttaacagcaacagcagcaccaTATATCATG GAATTGATGGCCCAGCTGCTTTTCAAGATGATGTTCAGAAGACAGGAAGTCAAGTGCAGATTCTCACTATTGGACAGTCTAGccatgatgatgatgatggagAGAAGATGGCTAGTGGccaacaacagcaaagcaaacaggatCTTAGAACAGCAATGCAGAAAAAGG atCCCCATGCAAATACATCCTGGTCCTCTTCCACCTCCCAATCCAGTCTTGTCGCCCTGGATCATGTTCCTG GCATTTCAAGCAGCATGAATTTtgatgaggaagaggatgaggaagatgaagacAGCTCCAGCTCTTCACAGCTAAACAGTAACACCCGGCCTGGTTCTGCCACAAGCAAGAAATCCAATAAG GAAGCGGCCTCAGCCCCTAGTCCTTCCACAAATGAGCCTCTCATAGATGTCGATGACCTGGAGGAATTTGCTGTAAGACCTGCTCCACAGGGTGTCACCGTCAAATGCAGAATCACAAGAGACAAGAAAGGAATGGATCGAGGGATGTACCCTACATATTACCTCCATTTGGAAAGGGAGCATGGTAAAAAG GTTTTTCTGTTAGCTGGAAGGAAGCGAAAGAAGAGTAAAACCTCTAATTACCTCATCTCCATAGACCCAACTGACCTGTCTCGGGGTGGAGAGAGTTTTATTGGAAAACTGAG ATCAAATCTTATGGGAACTAAGTTTACAGTTTATGACAATGGAGTAAATCCAATGAAAACAACATCAAGCCTGGAGGCGAGTATCCTGCGTCAGGAGCTAGCTGCTATTTGTTAT GAAACAAATGTCTTGGGGTTTAAAGGACCTCGTAAAATGAGTGTGATCATACCAGGAATGAATATGGACCATGAACGAGTTTCCATCAGACCACGAAAT GAACATGAGACACTGCTTGCAAGATggcagaacaaaaatacagagagtGTCATTGAGCTGCATAACAAAACTCCAGTCTGGAATGATGACACTCAGTCCTATGTTTTAAATTTCCATGGTCGAGTCACACAGGcctcagtgaagaacttccAGATTATTCATGATAATGATC CTGACTATATAGTGATGCAGTTTGGCCGTGTGGCTGAGGATGTGTTCACCATGGACTACAACTACCCAATGTGCGCGCTACAAGCCTTTGCTATTGCCCTTTCAAGTTTTGACAGCAAGCTGGCTT